The Cannabis sativa cultivar Pink pepper isolate KNU-18-1 unplaced genomic scaffold, ASM2916894v1 Contig3, whole genome shotgun sequence genome window below encodes:
- the LOC133033174 gene encoding BRCT domain-containing protein At4g02110-like produces the protein METTQLVQLFHGVRFVLFGFDSINEHKIRTKLVEGGGVDTGQYCQNCTHVIVDKVVYDDPLCVAARKDCKTVVTGLWVDHSFDAGMLVDATTVMYRPLRDLNGIPGAKSFIICLTGYQRQDREDIMNMVALMGAHFSKPLVANKVTHLICYKFEGEKYELAKRLNKIKLVNHRWLEDCLREWEILPEVDYTTSGYELEMMEAEAKDSEDEVENASLRPYVVENVHRSPINIATSFPETHTSPKIAAEAPHILPDLPQSKIPLNVNATDDKFSVHGEGKRMSPASSLDFGNQNSSILKGTYYSKEIESRYESPDGKNARNDWTSNSRSVDRVPSNERFGAASSSKKTPKRLSGNESGFERDIMGEPKVNNLSSLAQAKRRIGSDYVDTLHLHSGVKLTDFSPPKEIRNGYGSPTLRKVNDNVKSCFRKSPSPNSKILGLRSAPSCDGGHETNASRAPFGSGCSNSVFAKVNSAIESHSTDVTTHSSKLTKSPQSGLPISEPTISDCGQHALANEKTSPSFFKSVKTSLSFSSRGPDFNNFVKENSTPVAPITGEPQNGQQDIKGSESNNASLSSSKRLKTSLSSGLDFNNFVKENFTPVANTREPKNDMNDPKGSNSKHEKTSPSSFKQVKTTLSSGLDFNNVDKNSTPVAAITGEVQNDQQVGIGYESNRDPDTYNSNGPSSLNLVEDEKSVTKPLGKKTGSKKTLGTRPKNVSIANQKGSIYLGKNNTSQNNAATCLSGEESDKSPMTKKTQLSSPIVNNEAPTKAVAEHANRSRDNAMPQIESLDDETEAPEEKVEQLCENVVNKQNDNGTQKKSASKQHVSNEAITNIKEMTSEQDKKGNETENAVDSTTSVLVRPSSKVDGLKRKTPKEKKSTKRKVLDVADVVKSDELVNSEEIELENNGGQDKVENKAVTGSKPKHQKVSRKKKLKNTVEEEEKENKPTESGNENGSQAKEHGEQSGPKPKPQKVSRKKKLKNSVEEEESMPTNSGNENGSQDKKHGEQSVVQSNITQMKVKERDSNCRPNSSKEEGGVANSVKNEPAMFILSGHRLQRKEFQSVIRRLKGKFCRDSHQWSYQATHFIAPDPIRRTEKFFAAAASGRWILKMDYLTACNQAGKFLEEEPYEWYKNGLNEDGAINLEAPRKWRLLRQRTGHGALHGMRILIYGECIAPPLDTLKRVVKAGDGTILATSPPYTRFLNSNVDFAIISPGMPRVDAWVQEFLKHEIPCVVADYLVEYVCKPGYSLNKHVLYNTHGWAEKSFAKLQEIAEEKVVVELTPPDHKDVPCLVCGSRDRGDVMLICGNEDGSKGCGVGCHIDCCDPPFEDIPQDDWFCLECIKSKTRDQSSNKKRKRGTSSLKKRSSK, from the exons ATGGAAACTACTCAATTAGTTCAACTATTTCACGGCGTCCGTTTCGTCCTCTTTGGATTCGACTCCATTAATGAACACAAG ATTCGAACTAAGCTTGTGGAAGGTGGGGGAGTTGATACTGGGCAGTATTGCCAAAACTGCACACATGTGATTGTGGATAAAGTTGTCTAT GATGATCCTCTATGTGTTGCTGCTCGAAAAGATTGCAAAACAGTAGTGACTGGTTTGTGGGTAGATCATAGTTTTGACGCTGGAATGCTGGTTGACGCCACTACG GTAATGTACAGACCACTTAGAGATTTGAATGGCATACCGGGTGCTAAAAGTTTTATAATTTGCTTGACTGGATACCAGCGACAAGACAGAGAAGACATTATG AATATGGTTGCCTTAATGGGTGCACATTTTTCTAAGCCATTGGTGGCGAATAAAGTCACTCATCTCATTTGCTACAAATTTGagg GAGAAAAATATGAGCTTGCCAAGAGATTAAACAAGATAAAGTTGGTCAATCATCGTTGGCTGGAAGATTG CTTAAGGGAGTGGGAAATTCTTCCAGAAGTTGACTATACCACAAG TGGCTATGAGTTGGAGATGATGGAAGCTGAGGCAAAGGATTCTGAGGATGAGGTTGAAAATGCATCTCTTAGGCCATATGTAGTAGAAAACGTGCATAGAAGTCCTATCAATATAGCAACTAGCTTTCCAGAGACACATACGTCACCCAAAATAGCTGCAGAGGCGCCACATATTCTGCCTGATTTACCACAGTCTAAGATTCCTTTAAATGTCAATGCCACTGACGACAAGTTTTCAGTGCATGGAGAGGGGAAAAGAATGTCTCCAGCGTCAAGTTTGGATTTTGGGAATCAGAATTCTAGCATCCTTAAAGGGACTTACTACAGCAAGGAAATTGAGTCTCGTTATGAATCTCCTGATGGTAAGAATGCAAGGAATGACTGGACTTCTAATTCTCGGAGTGTTGACAGGGTTCCTTCTAATGAGAGGTTTGGTGCTGCAAGTTCTTCAAAGAAGACACCGAAGAGATTATCAGGTAATGAAAGTGGCTTTGAGAGAGACATTATGGGTGAACCCAAAGTCAATAATCTTTCATCCTTAGCGCAAGCAAAGAGAAGAATTGGCTCTGATTATGTTGACACACTACATTTACATTCTGGAGTTAAGCTAACTGATTTTTCGCCTCCAAAAGAGATACGAAATGGCTATGGTAGTCCCACTTTGCGAAAGGTAAATGATAATGTGAAATCATGCTTTAGGAAGAGTCCATCACCAAACAGTAAAATTCTTGGGCTGAGGTCAGCGCCTTCTTGTGATGGCGGCCATGAGACTAATGCTAGCCGAGCTCCTTTTGGTAGTGGATGCTCTAACAGTGTATTTGCAAAAGTGAACTCTGCAATTGAATCACACTCTACTGATGTTACCACTCATTCCTCTAAGTTAACTAAATCGCCACAAAGCGGCCTCCCTATTTCTGAACCTACAATTTCAGACTGCGGGCAGCATGCTCTTGCAAATGAGAAGACATCTCCATCCTTTTTCAAGAGTGTAAAAACATCCTTATCCTTCTCATCCCGTGGTCCAGACTTCAACAATTTTGTTAAGGAGAATTCTACGCCCGTGGCTCCCATTACAGGGGAACCCCAGAATGGTCAGCAGGATATTAAGGGTTCTGAAAGTAACAATGCATCCCTATCCTCTTCTAAGAGACTAAAAACGTCCTTATCCAGTGGTCTGGACTTTAACAATTTTGTTAAGGAGAATTTTACACCTGTAGCCAACACAAGGGAACCCAAGAATGACATGAATGATCCCAAGGGTTCTAATTCTAAACATGAGAAGACATCTCCATCTTCTTTCAAGCAAGTAAAAACAACCTTATCTAGTGGTCTGGACTTTAACAATGTTGATAAGAATTCTACACCTGTGGCTGCCATTACAGGGGAAGTGCAGAATGATCAGCAGGTTGGTATCGGTTATGAAAGTAACAGAGATCCAGATACTTATAACTCTAATGGCCCTTCTAGTTTGAACTTGGTTGAAGATGAGAAGTCAGTTACTAAACCGTTGGGAAAGAAGACGGGTTCAAAGAAGACATTGGGTACAAGACCGAAGAATGTTTCTATTGCTAACCAAAAGGGTTCCATTTACTTGGGCAAAAATAATACGTCCCAAAATAATGCAGCAACTTGTTTGAGTGGAGAAGAGAGTGACAAATCTCCTATGACCAAGAAGACTCAACTGTCTTCTCCTATTGTCAACAATGAAGCACCCACAAAAGCAGTGGCAGAACATGCTAATAGATCTCGAGATAATGCTATGCCTCAAATAGAATCTCTTGATGATGAAACAGAAGCTCCAGAAGAAAAGGTTGAGCAGTTGTGTGAGAATGTAGTCAACAAACAAAATGATAATGGGACACAGAAGAAATCTGCAAGCAAGCAGCATGTATCAAATGAAGCCATCACTAATATTAAGGAAATGACCTCAGAACAAGACAAGAAAGGAAATGAAACAGAGAATGCAGTGGATAGCACTACTTCTGTTCTGGTCAGACCAAGCTCAAAGGTAGATGGATTGAAGAGAAAAACGCCTAAAGAGAAGAAATCCACTAAGAGGAAAGTTCTGGATGTGGCAGATGTAGTGAAATCTGATGAACTTGTTAATAGCGAAGAGATTGAGCTTGAAAACAATGGTGGGCAGGATAAAGTGGAAAACAAAGCTGTTACAGGTTCTAAACCTAAACACCAAAAAGTATCCAGAAAAAAGAAGTTAAAGAACACTGTGGAAGAAGAGGAGAAGGAGAACAAGCCAACTGAAAGTGGTAATGAAAATGGAAGTCAAGCTAAAGAGCATGGAGAACAATCAGGTCCTAAACCAAAACCCCAAAAAGTATCCAGAAAGAAGAAGTTAAAGAACTCCGTGGAAGAAGAGGAGAGCATGCCAACTAACAGTGGTAATGAAAATGGAAGTCAAGATAAAAAGCATGGAGAACAGTCGGTTGTTCAATCTAATATTACACAAATGAAGGTTAAGGAAAGGGATTCAAACTGCAGACCTAACTCTTCAAAGGAAGAGGGAGGAGTTGCAAACAGTGTAAAAAATGAACCTGCAATGTTTATTTTAAGTGGACATCGACTTCAACGGAAAGAGTTTCAGAGTGTTATTAGGCGGCTGAAAGGAAAATTTTGTCGTGATTCGCATCAGTGGTCTTACCAGGCCACACACTTCATTGCTCCGGATCCTATTCGCCGGACTGAGAAATTTTTTGCTGCAGCAGCATCTGGAAG GTGGATTCTTAAGATGGATTATTTAACGGCTTGTAACCAGGCAGGAAAATTCTTGGAAGAAGAACCTTATGAATGGTACAAGAATGGCCTTAATGAAGATGGTGCTATAAACTTAGAAGCTCCAAGGAAGTGGCGTCTCTTGAGGCAAAGAACAGGTCATGGTGCTCTTCATGGAATGCGCATACTCATTTATGGTGAATGTATAGCACCACCTTTG GACACCCTGAAGCGTGTTGTGAAGGCTGGGGATGGGACCATACTCGCAACATCTCCACCTTACACTCGCTTCCTCAACTCAAACGTTGATTTTGCAATTATCTCTCCCGGCATGCCACGTGTGGATGCATGGGTCCAGGAGTTTCTAAAGCACGAAATACCGTGTGTGGTAGCTGATTACTTGGTGGAATACGTATGCAAACCCGGGTATTCCCTCAACAAGCATGTGCTGTACAACACTCACGGTTGGGCTGAGAAATCATTTGCCAAACTCCAAGAGATTGCAGAAGAGAAAGTTGTGGTGGAGCTGACACCACCAGATCACAAAGATGTACCATGCCTGGTATGTGGGTCTCGTGATAGAGGTGATGTGATGTTGATATGCGGTAATGAAGATGGTTCTAAAGGTTGTGGAGTTGGTTGCCATATTGATTGCTGTGATCCTCCATTTGAAGATATTCCTCAGGATGACTGGTTTTGCTTGGAGTGTATTAAAAGCAAAACCAGGGATCAATCTTCCAATAAAAAAAGGAAAAGGGGGACCTCTTCATTGAAGAAGAGGAGCAGTAAGTAG
- the LOC133033275 gene encoding uncharacterized protein LOC133033275, with protein sequence MVNTFCKRVSSMIPRILNWSNTIVTKNPTLRDLKGKIFDLPSNKLKIKNICPTNEERQKLQLEGLFLDESIDDRGISKQTFESGSSSKKSDSEDIDLMKSKLDMVISNQASLAEDFISLRCFVDLNFKFVMTVIKDIQQKVNAIHRRPSDEGKSSDELVTQDSDDDDDDDDAEDDEKELPDPENIDFDSDNGDELVKDGGDADDADKVVNDVPPSDVNPSEAVRGSDERAKDVEKPKGNESGLKGDNFFDGLSQLEIYDDQVVLAGLEAVLFVFFRSPNPIQMLLVKVRLPLHTDEETEDTVSNTPLLDKRKRAPALKSPFVDFGSADVGSTPMEVMSSGSQSTGDDRDFKMVTYVKGLYALNDSFADPVSPEIEAKFDAWIGQGLLKHPRHYNCYVDGAKKFSPVFRLSVDYVEDKTWFYHLATCNMFINDSHMNTIFYYLRRKGKYCSVVTLNFATTDYLFDDSIQALYHKFNKAKAMKTKISHIHATHPIAHYIRGLRIPCSKPWYEVDHVLFIINLRRESHWVFGRLDLNDGILFLYNSLRTAKMNDAARNAMKAYSVLLPLFFDLLGLWKNRSHAPDLGYDPTAPLRIVEISVIVEHFVAAFAEFFIHGKDVPADFDIEVYRT encoded by the exons ATGGTCAACACTTTCTGTAAAAGAGTTTCATCTATGATTCCAAGGATTCTGAATTGGAGCAACACCATTGTGACCAAAAATCCAACTCTTCGAGACTTGAAGGGCAAGATTTTTGATTTGCCGTCGAACAAG TTAAAAATCAAAAACATATGTCCTACTAATGAAGAGAGGCAGAAGCTTCAACTTGAAGGTTTATTTCTTGATGAGTCTATTGATGACCGTGGTATATCGAAGCAAACATTTGAGAGTGGTTCATCTTCAAAGAAATCTGATTCAGAGGATATTGATTTGATGAAATCTAAGTTGGACATGGTCATTTCGAATCAAGCATCATTGGCTGAAGACTTCATATCCttgaggtgttttgttgatCTTAATTTCAAGTTTgtaatgactgtaattaaggatatTCAGCAGAAGGTTAATGCCATTCATCGTCGTCCTTCTGATGAG GGAAAGTCATCTGATGAATTAGTAACtcaagattctgatgatgatgatgatgatgatgatgctgaGGATGATGAGAAGGAACTGCCTGATCCTGAAAATATTGATTTCGACTCCGATAATGGtgatgagttggttaaagatggTGGTGATGCTGATGATGCTGATAAGGTTGTTAATGATGTTCCTCCTTCTGATGTGAATCCATCTGAGGCTGTTAGAGGCAGTGATGAGAGGGCTAAGGATGTTGAGAAGCCAAAGGGCAATGAGTCTGGATTAAAGGGAGACAATTTTTTTGATGGGTTAAGCCAGCTTGAAATTTATGATGATCAAGTTGTGTTGGCTGGCTTGGAGGCTGTTC tatttgttttttttaggtCCCCCAACCCAATCCAGATGTTGTTGGTCAAAGTCCGGTTGCCACTTCATACTGATGAAGAAACTGAGGACACTGTCTCTAATACACCTCTGTTGGATAAGAGGAAGCGTGCTCCGGCCTTGAAATCTCCTTTTGTTGATTTTGGGTCGGCTGATGTGGGGAGCACTCCAATGGAGGTAATGTCCTCAGGTTCTCAATCAACTGGGGATGATAGGGATTTTAAAATGGTTACTTATGTGAAGGGCCTTTATGCTCTTAATGATTCATTTGCTGATCCCGTATCTCCTGAGATTGAGGCAAAGTTTGACGCGTGGATTGGTCAAGGCTTGCTTAAACATCCTAG GCATTACAATTGTTATGTTGATGGTGCGAAGAAATTTTCCCCGGTTTTTAGGTTAAGTGTTGATTATGTGGAGGATAAAACATGGTTTTATCATTTGGCTACTTGCAACATGTTTATAAATGACTCG catatgaacaccatattctattaccttaGGAGAAAAGGTAAATATTGTTCCGTTGTTACATTGAATTTTGCAACAACTGATTATCTCTTTGATGATTCCATCCAAGCGTTGTACCACAAGTTCAACAAAGCCAAGGCAATGAAGACTAAGATATCGCACATTCATGCTACCCACCCAATAGCGCACTACATCCGAGGTTTGCGAATTCCGTGTTCTAAGCCTTGGTATGAAGTCGATCATGTGTTATTCATCATAAATCTAAGGAGGGAAAGTCATTGGGTGTTTGGTCGTCTTGACTTGAATGATGGGATTCTGTTTCTGTATAATTCTTTGAGGACTGCCAAAATGAATGATGCAGCTAGGAATGCAATGAAGGCTTATTCTGTGTTGCTCCCTTTGTTTTTTGATCTCCTTGGACTCTGGAAGAATAGGTCACATGCTCCTGATTTAGGTTATGACCCTACAGCTCCTCTAAGAATTGTGGAGATTAGTG TGATTGTGGAGCATTTTGTGGCTGCATTTGCCGAGTTCTTCATCCATGGAAAAGATGTTCCTGCAGATTTTGACATCGAAGTTTATCGTACTTGA
- the LOC115715701 gene encoding uncharacterized protein LOC115715701: protein MKGVAWNCRGLGQTSTVLELKALIRSCNPDFIFITELKVDASSLVCSLKKLHFYHNIVVPPVGCAGGLILAWKEGFEFESINVSKNQITGFVYSDPARSPWLLSCVYGPPYFHEKKKFWSSLMVNGERFGGPWLILGDVNFVLSNSEGVGSKGRDQFIPFISELINCHTLVDLPIKGDIMTWDNHRDGANHIKSALDKALVNNGWLQIFPKTVVRSLTTCNSDHRPLFINTDSSVSNARRPFRFEAWWTRDPRSSLVVDQAWGSVSHDWAPARVFKKGGATRLALSNWNRVQFGKLDSCISKLEGQLQAVQSLLAGERNWATEVEVRKELNEALRRKAIYWQQRSRVSWIRDGDKCTNFFFISATIRNRRNSVDSILNKDGVWITNKEDIGNEFTSFLGDIFKNPPLGPLQSLDYLIHDHLSPLE from the coding sequence ATGAAAGGCGTAGCGTGGAACTGTAGAGGGTTAGGGCAGACCTCTACAGTTCTGGAGTTGAAAGCCCTAATTCGGTCGTGCAATCctgatttcattttcattacCGAACTAAAAGTGGATGCTTCAAGTCTGGTATGTTCCCTTAAGAAACTTCACTTTTATCATAATATTGTTGTGCCGCCAGTGGGATGTGCGGGGGGATTAATTTTAGCTTGGAAAGAGGGCTTTGAATTTGAAAGTATTAATGTTTCTAAAAATCAAATTACCGGGTTTGTGTACTCTGACCCTGCAAGGAGTCCCTGGCTGTTGTCTTGTGTTTACGGTCCCCCGTATTTCCATGAGAAGAAGAAATTTTGGTCTAGCTTGATGGTTAATGGTGAAAGATTTGGTGGCCCTTGGTTAATCTTAGGTGATGTAAATTTTGTTCTTAGCAACTCGGAGGGAGTTGGGTCCAAGGGGAGGGATCAATTTATCCCCTTCATTTCGGAGTTGATTAACTGTCATACGTTGGTCGATTTGCCTATTAAAGGAGATATCATGACTTGGGACAATCATAGAGACGGTGCTAATCACATTAAGTCAGCCCTGGACAAAGCTCTAGTAAATAACGGTTGGCTGCAAATCTTTCCTAAGACGGTCGTTCGGTCTCTCACCACCTGCAATTCTGACCATCGGCCCCTCTTTATTAATACCGACTCTTCGGTCTCTAACGCCAGAAGGCCTTTCCGCTTTGAAGCTTGGTGGACAAGGGATCCTCGTAGTTCCTTGGTGGTGGATCAAGCGTGGGGGTCTGTTTCACATGATTGGGCCCCTGCTAGAGTGTTTAAGAAAGGTGGTGCGACCCGCCTGGCCCTGAGTAACTGGAATCGGGTGCAATTTGGCAAATTGGATTCTTGTATCTCTAAGTTGGAGGGTCAATTACAAGCTGTCCAGAGTTTGCTTGCTGGTGAAAGAAATTGGGCTACGGAGGTGGAGGTGAGGAAAGAGCTTAATGAGGCTTTAAGGCGGAAAGCAATTTACTGGCAACAGAGATCTAGGGTCTCTTGGATTAGGGATGGTGATAAGTGTActaattttttcttcatttccgcCACGATCCGTAATAGAAGAAACTCGGTGGATAGTATCTTGAACAAGGATGGTGTGTGGATAACTAATAAAGAAGATATTGGTAATGAGTTTACTAGTTTTCTGGGTGACATTTTCAAAAACCCGCCTCTGGGCCCTCTACAAAGCCTAGACTACTTAATCCATGATCATCTCTCCCCTTTGGAGTAG